The following proteins are co-located in the Pyxicephalus adspersus chromosome Z, UCB_Pads_2.0, whole genome shotgun sequence genome:
- the LOC140344437 gene encoding gamma-aminobutyric acid receptor subunit alpha-3-like — translation CLSSRLSPKHAPEVVDDSKDNITLFTRILDRLLDGYDNRLRPGLGESVTEVKTEIYVTSFGPVSDTDMEYTIDVFFRQSWLDERLKFDGPIKTLPLNNLLASKIWTPDTFFHNGKKSVAHNMTTPNKLLRLTYNGTLLYTMRLTIHAECTMHLEDFPMDVHACPLKFGSYAYPSTEVVYAWTNGSDKSVAVAPDGSRLNQYDLLGLVLGTETIRSSTGEYIVMTTHFHLKRKIGYFVIQTYLPCIMTVILSQVSFWLNRESVPARTVFGVTTVLTMTTLSISARNSLPKVAYATAMDWFMAVCYTFVFSALIEFATVNYFTKRGWAWDGKRAQEGQAFKIKEPIILAKKSNTTYNIVGTTYTLNIKEPSLATIAKNAALPPPPLSPPHAELKPLDGKKTYNSVSRIDKISRIVFPVLFAIFNLVYWATYVNRESSIKGMIPK, via the exons TGTTTATCTTCCAGATTGTCTCCCAAACATGCGCCTGAAGTTGTTGATGACAGCAAGGACAATATCACCTTATTCACAAGGATCCTGGACAGACTTCTGGATGGATATGATAACAGGCTAAGACCGGGGCTCGGGG AGTCAGTGACGGAAGTTAAGACTGAAATATACGTCACCAGTTTTGGCCCCGTTTCGGACACAGATATG gaGTATACCATAGATGTCTTTTTTCGACAAAGCTGGCTGGACGAGCGACTAAAATTTGACGGGCCTATAAAAACTCTGCCTCTAAATAATCTGTTGGCTAGCAAGATCTGGACCCCAGACACCTTTTTTCACAATGGAAAGAAATCAGTTGCTCATAATATGACAACGCCCAACAAGCTCCTGAGGCTCACGTATAATGGAACCCTACTGTACACCATGAG GCTCACAATTCATGCTGAATGCACAATGCATCTGGAAGATTTTCCTATGGATGTTCACGCTTGTCCACTGAAATTTGGAAGCT ATGCCTATCCCAGTACAGAAGTCGTTTATGCTTGGACCAATGGTTCTGATAAATCTGTTGCCGTTGCCCCAGATGGCTCCAGACTCAACCAGTATGACTTGCTTGGCCTGGTCTTAGGAACTGAGACAATCCGATCAAGTACAG GTGAATATATTGTGATGACCACTCACTttcatctgaaaagaaaaattggatattTCGTTATACAAACCTACCTGCCATGTATAATGACTGTCATTCTGTCTCAAGTGTCTTTTTGGCTTAACAGGGAGTCAGTCCCAGCCAGGACTGTGTTTG GAGTCACTACAGTTTTGACCATGACGACGCTGAGTATCAGTGCACGGAACTCTCTGCCCAAGGTTGCCTATGCCACGGCAATGGATTGGTTTATGGCGGTTTGCTATACTTTTGTCTTCTCCGCACTCATTGAGTTTGCTACGGTCAATTATTTCACTAAAAGAGGCTGGGCCTGGGATGGGAAAAGAGCTCAGGAAGGTCAAGCTTTCAAG ATAAAAGAACCCATAATCCTAGCTAAGAAGTCCAACACTACCTACAACATAGTGGGGACAACCTACACACTGAACATCAAGGAGCCATCCTTGGCCACCATTGCAAAGAACGCTGCCctcccacctcctcctctttctcctccACATGCCGAGCTAAAACCATTAGATGGTAAAAAGACTTACAACAGCGTCAGCCGCATCGACAAGATTTCACGCATCGTCTTCCCCGTCCTGTTTGCTATCTTTAATCTGGTGTACTGGGCAACCTACGTCAACCGAGAATCGTCGATCAAAGGAATGATtccaaaataa